A DNA window from Jaculus jaculus isolate mJacJac1 chromosome 1, mJacJac1.mat.Y.cur, whole genome shotgun sequence contains the following coding sequences:
- the Glipr2 gene encoding Golgi-associated plant pathogenesis-related protein 1, which produces MGKSASKQFNKEVLQAHNEYRAQHGVPPLKLCKKLNQEAQQYSEALASTRILKHSPESSRGQCGENLAWASYDQTGKEVADRWYSEIKNYNFQQPGFTSGTGHFTAMVWKNTKKMGVGKASTSDGSSFVVARYFPAGNVVNQGFFEENVLPPKK; this is translated from the exons CTTCCAAACAGTTTAACAAGGAGGTCCTGCAGGCCCACAATGAGTACCGCGCGCAGCACGGAGTCCCCCCGCTGAAGCTCTGCAAGAAGCTCAACCAGGAAGCTCAGCA ATACTCGGAGGCTCTGGCCAGCACGAGGATTCTCAAGCACAGCCCAGAGTCCAGTCGCGGTCAGTGCGGGGAGAACCTGGCATGGGCATCCTACGATCAGACGG GAAAGGAGGTAGCTGATAGGTGGTACAGTGAAATCAAGAACTACAACTTCCAGCAGCCTGGCTTCACCTCGGGGACTG GGCACTTCACAGCCATGGTGTGGAAGAACACAAAGAAAATGGGAGTAGGAAAGGCATCTACAAGTGATGGGTCTTCCTTTGTGGTGGCCAGATACTTCCCAGCAGGGAACGTTGTCAACCAGGGCTTCTTCGAAGAAAATGTCCTGCCGCCAAAGAAGTAA